Proteins encoded together in one Psilocybe cubensis strain MGC-MH-2018 chromosome 8, whole genome shotgun sequence window:
- a CDS encoding High-affinity methionine permease has translation MHPRSDRYYGAQNQQINNQGNLQVDHPRTPAQQPPPLLPNNVISLPSLIDMTHVKIHPLLRYTGVPSRLEYDIVKPPHTACLLNQTSDADWQYLPAVEPPFSRMVSELVIKVPGVPSFVIVYPEDKSSGIITIWDVFRGVYKAVRGVVESKYGQDVDTVLQHPFFRNRFGPMPIGLSQLKEKGEKERRMYEIIRDYFGGGKFIWAGLYPSRTEPDAAMNDKLVDNQRDGEKADNASVGNASLSVVDPKGQGHLNPGELTFEEDVAGGMGRHLGVFSCTMLIVGRIIGTGIFSTPSSILSSVGSVGASLMLWVLGFVLSFCGLFVWLEYGTMFPRSGGEKVYLEAVFKKPKYLATVIFASNAILLGFTASGCIVFANNILISAGHAAERWVVRGIALGVIFFVTVLHGLTPKLGVLLMNALSVFKIIILLFIVITGWVVLSGKTRIHDPHANFRDAFSGSSHSSNDYATATFKVLNAYAGWSNVNYVMNDVKNPVRTLKIAGPLGLGICAVFYLLANVAYFAAATKQEIRTSGVTVASLFFKNVFGTEAQKALSAIVALSALGNVITITYAASRVNQGEDRTYPLSVYDDH, from the exons ATGCATCCTAGGTCTGACCGCTACTACGGGGCTCAGAATCAACAAATCAATAATCAGGGAAATCTCCAGGTCGATCATCCACGTACACCAGCCCAACAACCCCCACCTCTACTGCCCAACAACGTGATCTCCTTACCGTCTCTTATCGACATGACCCATGTCAAGATACATCCCCTACTGAGATACACTGGAGTACCATCAAGATTGGAGTACGACATTGTCAAGCCCCCCCACACGGCATGTCTTCTGAATCAAACATCCGACGCCGACTGGCAGTATTTACCCGCAGTTGAGCCACCGTTCTCGCGGATGGTCTCAGAGCTGGTTATCAAGGTACCGGGAGTTCCATCCTTCGTGATCGTATATCCGGAGGATAAATCCAGCGGAATAATCACCATTTGGGATGTATTTCGTGGCGTCTACAAGGCAGTTCGAGGGGTCGTCGAAAGCAAATATGGGCAGGATGTTGACACCGTCTTGCAGCACCCATTTTTTCGGAATAGATTCGGCCCTATGCCTATTGGCCTCAGTCAACTGaaggagaaaggagaaaaagaaagaagaatgtACGAAATTATAAGGGATTACTTTGGCGGTGGCAAATTTATCTGGGCGGGCTTATATCCAAGCCGCACTGAGCCAGAT GCGGCGATGAATGATAAACTAGTCGACAATCAGAGAGATGGAGAAAAGGCAGACAACGCAAGTGTTGGCAATGCGTCGCTATCGGTGGTGGACCCCAAAGGACAAGGTCACCTCAATCCTGGGGAGCTTACGTTTGAAGAAG ACGTTGCCGGTGGGATGGGGCGGCACTTAGGAGTGTTCAGTTGCACGATGCTTAT CGTTGGTAGAATCATTGGGACTGGAATTTTTTCGACACCATCGTCTATTTTATCCTCTGTAGGTTCTGTCGGAGCGTCGCTTATGCTCTGGGTTCTTGGATTCGTCTTATCCTTCTGTGGATTGTTTGTTTGGCTCGAGTACGGAACaatgtttccgcgctccGGAGGAGAGAAGGTCTATCTTGAGGCCGTGTTCAAGAAACCCAAATATCTCGCTACAGTCATATTTGCGAGCAACGCGATTCTACTCGGGTTTACGGCATCTGGCTGTATT GTATTTGCCAATAA TATTCTCATTTCTGCCGGTCATGCTGCAGAGCGTTGGGTAGTGAGAGGAATAGCGCTTGGAG TGATATTTTTTGTGACTGTACTCCATGGCTTAACACCTAAATTGGGTGTTCTTCTCATGAAC GCCCTGAGCGTCTTCAAAATCATAATCCTTCTCTTTATCGTGATTACAG GCTGGGTTGTACTTTCGGGAAAAACGCGTATTCATGATCCCCATGCCAACTTCCGGGATGCTTTTAGTGGAAGCTCGCACAGCAGTAACGAC TACGCTACCGCTACGTTCAAAGTCCTCAATGCCTACGCTGGGTGGTCAAACGTCAATTACGTGATGAATGATGTAAAGAATCCTGTACGGACACTGAAGATTGCAGGCccacttgggcttgggatATGTGCTGTTTTCTATCTGCTCGCGAATGTGGCATACTTTGC CGCTGCTACTAAGCAAGAGATTCGGACATCGGGTGTCACTGTTGCCTCGttatttttcaaaaatgtcTTCGGGACAGAAGCACAGAAAGCTCTATCCGCGATTGTCGCCCTCAG TGCTCTAGGCAATGTTATTACCATCACATACGCAGCTTCTCGAGTCAACCAAGGTGAGGATCGTACATATCCACTATCAGTATACGATGATCATTGA
- a CDS encoding Efflux pump radE, with the protein MSGREGRVADLESGSIAFGAASTAPSTIVPGSNVSMDVDVDISQTRKSSTINDNLGGGAVDVDIGSEKLVKCPTSIAVIEEKIQLKQEEEDEEWESDPANARNWSTHRKWISMAVVALYTLIPPLASSMMSPGLPELAEKFDIHSSTILAMTLTVFLISLALGPLILAPLSEMYGRTWILHVGNLLSIVFNLSCAFAPNTAALIAFRFLCGLSGGAPIAIGGGTVSDLFAPRERAVAMGMFNLGPLLGPAIGPVAGGYITQTVGIKWVFIVIAIFCAVGSVIGIPLLRETYAPVIRMRKAQREGNEQKAARAHPMLIQARGNMTKILWINLTRPLEMLFGSFICFIMSLFMAFIYGIYYLMFSTFANLFSDTYGFGPGAGGLAYIGLGVGFILSTVWGARGADALYKYLADRNGGKGKPEMRIPSMLIGSLLVPIGLFWYGWSAQARIHWIMPIIGTAIFGFGILPITLYLVDAFKFAASALAAASVFRSILGFAFPLFGDQMYKVLGEGPGNSMLAGLAIVLGIPFPIWIYYRGEAMRARNPMTR; encoded by the exons ATGAGCGGCCGTGAAGGTAGAGTCGCAGATTTGGAGTCTGGGTCAATAGCGTTTGGCGCTGCATCAACGGCACCAAGTACCATCGTCCCTGGGTCAAATGTCTCCATGGATGTCGATGTGGATATCAGCCAAACAAGGAAATCTTCGACAATCAATGATAatcttggtggtggtgcagtTGATGTTGACATCGGAAGCGAGAAGCTTGTGAAGTGTCCTACGTCCATCGCAGTGATAGAGGAGAAGATACAGTTgaagcaagaagaagaggacgaggaatGGGAATCCGATCCAGCAAATGCGAGAAACTGGTCAACTCATAGGAAGTGGATATCTATGGCTGTG GTCGCATTGTACACATTGATACCGCCCCTCGCTAGTTCAATGATGTCTCCCGGGCTCCCAGAGCTTGCAGAGAAGTTCGACATTCATAGCTCGACCATACTCGCAATGACGCTGACTGTGTTCCTGATATCTCTCGCACTTGGA CCTCTCATTTTGGCGCCATTATCAGAGATGTATGGAAGGACGTGG ATCCTACATGTCGGCAATTTGCTCTCCATCGTGTTCAACCTGAGCTGTGCATTTGCACCCAATACAGCAGCATTGATAGCATTTCGCTTCTTAT GTGGACTTTCAGGAGGTGCACCGATTGCTATCGGCGGCGGCACAGTGAGTGACCTCTTTGCTCCAAGAGAACGAGCGGTTGCTATGGGGATGTTCAACCTTGGCCCTTTGCTTG GTCCTGCCATTGGGCCTGTGGCTGGTGGTTATATCACACAGACCGTTGGCATAAAATGGGTTTTCATTGTTATCGCAA TTTTCTGCGCTGTAGGAAGCGTGATCGGAATCCCACTACTTCGAGAGACATACGCACCCGTGATCCGCATGCGTAAGGCTCAGCGCGAGggaaatgaacaaaaggcAGCAAGAGCGCATCCTATGCTGATTCAAGCTCGAGGAAATATGACCAAGATTCTGTGGATTAATCTCACTCGTCCTCTGGAAATGTTATTTGGAAGCTTCATATGCTTCATTATGAGTCTTTTCATGGCATT CATATATG GCATTTACTACCTCATGTTCTCTACTTTTGCCA ATCTTTTCAGCGACACGTATGGATTCGGACCTGGAGCAGGCGGGTTGGCTTATATAGGCCTCGGAGTCGGATTTATACTTTCAACCGTTTGGGGTGCTAGAGGTGCGGATGCACTATATAAATAT CTTGCTGATAGAAACggaggaaagggaaaacCAGAGATGCGCATTCCATCCATGCTGATCGGGTCACTGTTGGTACCAATTGGACTTTT TTGGTATGGATGGTCAGCTCAAGCCAGGATTCATTGGATTATGCCCATCATTGGAACTGCTATCTTCGGTTTTGGTAT CCTACCCATTACTTTATATCTAGTTGATGCGTTCAAATTCGCCGCTAGCGCCTTGGCTGCCGCATCG GTCTTTCGTTCGATTCTCGGATTCGCTTTCCCGTTATTTGGTGACCAAATGTACAAGGTGTTGGGAGAAGGACCTGGAAATTCA ATGTTAGCTGGTCTTGCTATTGTGTTGGGTATACCATTCCCTATATGGATTTACTATAGAGGAGAAGCTATGCGTGCTCGTAATCCCATGACAAGATAG
- a CDS encoding Cytochrome P450 monooxygenase 81: MASLLELASNNIGLSSLILSCFGLTWLYYRRSSTLVNVPGPRPSSLLTGNLLDVVAPATGRDWLLNVSNLYGGVAKLGTLFGGHSLLVHDPRALHQVLVKDQDIFEEWSAWTTTNSLLFGPGLLATVGSQHKKQRKMLGPAFSVKHLRVMTPMFVSIARELESHLSSIAQSTPQEVDVIGWLTRFALEAIGRGGMGRSFGNMSQSTIFSEAAKQLTATLSVMSPGATLTPYFKYLGPAQFRRFLLKSIPWSLLQRLVEIVDIMDDEAKKILAEQQKDLGRHEKDNDTKDIIRILLRANQASSEEERMTEDELVAQISILVFTAMDTTSTAIARVLHLLALNPDVQERLRAEVVEAYHHNDDAIDFNNLSALPYLDAIIKETLRVYPPIPMMFRQTLKDAVLPLLHPITGENGQILNEVHVEKGTDIVVNIIGANHNPKTWGPDASEWKPDRWLAELPESVTKIHDLSGVFAHQMTFIAGNRSCIGFNFAQLEMRVVLAILIQTLEFSVPKDKSIAWNSGLLMTPVIEGDSSIHTQMPLIVKRRNL, translated from the exons ATGGCGTCGCTGCTAGAACTTGCGAGCAACAATATTGGCCTTTCTTCTCTGATTCTTTCCTGTTTCGGCTTAACGTGGCTGTACTACAGGCGCTCATCTACACTTGTCAACGTTCCTGGACCCCGACCTTCATCGTTGCTAACAG GGAATCTTTTGGATGTTGTTGCACCCGCTACTGGACGCGACTGGCTGCTGAATGTGAGCAACTTGTATGGAGGAGTAGCGAAGCTGGGAACGTTGTTTGGG GGACATTCCCTTCTTGTGCACGATCCCAGGGCTCTACATCAGGTTTTGGTGAAAGATCAGGATATTTTTGAAGAATGGAGCGCATGGACGAC GACCAACTCACTACTCTTCGGTCCAGGGCTGCTGGCTACAGTGGGGAGCCAGCACAAGAAGCAGAGGAAAATGCTAGGCCCTGCTTTTTCAGTCAAGCATCTTCGTGTCATGACCCCCATGTTCGTCTCCATTGCTCGCGAA CTCGAGTCTCATCTTTCGTCAATCGCGCAAAGCACTCCTCAGGAAGTCGATGTCATAGGATGGTTGACCAGATTTGCGCTCGAGGCGATCGGTCGAGGCGGTATGGGCCGCTCTTTTGGAAACATGTCCCAGTCCACAATCTTCTCAGAAGCCGCAAAACAATTGAC AGCAACATTGTCGGTGATGAGCCCAGGCGCCACACTTACCCCCTACTTCAAGTATCTAGGCCCAGCACAGTTCCGCAGGTTCCTCCTCAAGTCGATTCCCTGGTCCCTACTGCAGCGGCTAGTGGAGATCGTTGATATAATGGACGACGAGGCGAAGAAGATTCTGGCGGAGCAGCAGAAGGATCTGGGTAGGCATGAGAAGGACAACGACACCAAAGACATCATCCGAATTCTTC TGAGGGCGAACCAGGCGTCTTCTGAGGAAGAGCGCATGACGGAGGATGAGCTCGTCGCTCAGATATC CATTCTCGTTTTCACGGCAATGGATACAACATCCACAGCAATTGCGCGTGTCTTGCACCTCCTAGCCTTGAACCCCGATGTGCAAGAAAGACTCCGAGCCGAGGTCGTCGAGGCGTACcaccacaacgacgacgcAATTGACTTCAATAACCTTTCTGCACTGCCATATTTGGATGCTATCATTAAAGAGACGCTGCGAGT ATACCCACCGATTCCAATGATGTTCCGACA AACACTCAAAGACGCTGTACTCCCGCTGTTACACCCCATCACCGGCGAAAATGGGCAAATCCTAAACGAAGTCCACGTCGAAAAGGGGACAGATATCGTGGTGAACATCATTGGTGCCAACCACAACCCCAAGACGTGGGGCCCAGATGCGAGCGAGTGGAAGCCTGACCGATGGCTGGCGGAGCTGCCCGAGAGCGTGACGAAGATCCATGACCTGTCCGGAGTGTTTGCACACCA GATGACGTTTATCGCTGGAAACCGGTCATGCAT TGGATTCAACTTCGCACAACTAGAAATGC GCGTGGTCCTCGCCATCCTCATTCAAACCCTTGAATTCAGCGTGCCTAAAGACAAATCGATCGCATGGAACTCGGGACTTTTGATGACACCAGTTATCGAAGGAGATTCGTCCATTCATACCCAGATGCCTTTGATtgtgaagaggaggaatcTGTAA